A window of the Agrococcus jejuensis genome harbors these coding sequences:
- a CDS encoding Ig-like domain-containing protein: protein MGVLRWMKGRRKATASIAIVSAATIALGVLAFTYEGFTQTDVDLHDGGVWVTRTSTSEVGHLNVQAQELDGHVYAPSGSTSFDVLQDGANVFLRDGDGTLIQIDPATMTLGASVPLASDVQVQQRGGTVAILDPDGRLWAMPVTQVGAFDAEEVEPLAEVGDDAAVAVGYDGSVAIASPAQGAVLQWQVADGGGFEDPTTQARDGLGDVDDVALTLVGDQAVALGGERLFLPGRTVDVPEDARLQQVGDGASSVVLATSELLLRQPLGVGELAQQSIGAEGGEVVAPVQLGGCLYAAFPSNGQFVRSCQDSSRNAEEAIDGLEGPAVFRVNRGMVVLNQFESGQSWLVTDQVVLVDNWDDLVPPPSEEESEEQDESLEDILQQTTPPPSEENHAPVATDDELGARPGRATILPVLANDSDQDGDVLTARVVSDLPSGVTVSPIANDSQLQIEIPASFSERLITFQYEVDDGRGGTDTATVVVTVRAPDENSPPEPLFDQSFTIEQTARFEYSGLQGWFDPDGDDFYLESATSPSGDQIEASPAGRILYTATGSPGVTSIDITIVDARGASASGTISVTVMERNTAPVVANADFVSTTVGQEASFEPLANDYVPGPQDARLAQVAFEAEPRITGSWDRETGIVTVTGETPGTYYLNYLISAGAASANGRIRVDIREADDEARPVAVRDIALLPQGGQTLVDLLANDVDPSGGVLVVQSVTANGVPVSAQLLERRVLRLVDTQGIVDEATITYTVSNGRYTETGQVIVIPVAPPEQPRPPTAVADTATVREGDFVTIPVLANDFSPDNLELTLSDELVETTFASNDDGCDVVGEEAEGCAFVDGDTVRLFVPVGGPSSVRLVYEVGVENGGFATAAIDVTVVRRDAGNDPPVAQTVESRVVAGNRVSIPIPLDGIDPDGDGVELVEYDDAPDAGRIVETGDGFFVYEAYEGTSGTVSFTYRVRDRFGVEATGAVRVGIAPPPDVNQAPFAETDQVLVQPGRAIAVPVLANDFDPDGDPLTLEEDGLSDISDALEPVRIDEDRSTVDFTSPDEPGEYSLQYRVSDGRGGATTGVVLVTVAEDAPLEPPIAVDDVVPAADVEAGVPIEVPVLDNDLDPDGSPDALEVTVLQGDGTEVDGAIRVTPSDEDFQVITYRVTDPDGETAQAFVFVPLARDPAPYLVSDAVVEVQSGISREFPLDEYVAVARNSPRITTADRVQATNENEDSLVVDVRTLQYTSELGYTGPATLSFEVTDGTDESDPDANTATLSIALYVRPSSAVPPQVNGAEIAVPQGETVEFDLTTATVDPDPDDIPNMRYDLVGGASDQVDADVVDQTFTLSAPVDANVGSSVSFTVEATDRHGNSAQGTFIATVVISNAPFAIPRDDAGEGTQGVAQSINVLANDFNPFEGQAPLQVVDVQVVSGVGEPSTDGSTVTVTPGADFSGVLTLRYTVRDATDTQQRERTAQVVLNVKGRPEAPIRPNVLSVGDQTVTLQWAAPAANGAPIQGYAVRSADGSFTQECGSTTCSLQGLVNNQTYQFQVVARNEVGESDPSPASADARPDVRPDPPGAPQATRGDTQLSVAWQTPANRGSAITQYLLQISPVPAGGQPTVVVPGGTTSYVWQGLANGTAYTFSVQAYNDAPEPSEWSPQSAPVTPAGPPFQVTGVSATRDQSIPGNVQVQVDWSPHANQANGAAITHYVVTASSGQTVQVNGADATRATFGAGTLPAGTGATVTFTVQAVNEVGPSQASAPSNGVRDATTPGAPRIDGVTEGDGFADIVMTAGSTNGARSEEVQYQVLIGGTPQGTVSSTGGRIPLQNRQNPYNISVRAVSTVQGITYTSEPSNTVQAAPYGPIGNPSAAARPAANGVTVSWSAPNANGRPVSVRIQINGGGWQNVGNQGSQTVPANGGQQVTVVVEATTGLPDGNGHGAQTTRADASARVPTISLTRGPVFPGCNGTCYEYELNWQNLTPGNYSYQCFNTGSGNGSGNPFNVPNPGTVRIGSASGSTHAGSNAEGNLCYSEFSGDAWMEIWGGPDNIDRIATPRRGWP from the coding sequence GTGGGCGTGCTGCGCTGGATGAAGGGACGTCGCAAGGCGACCGCATCCATCGCCATCGTGTCGGCAGCCACGATCGCGCTGGGCGTGCTCGCATTCACGTACGAGGGCTTCACGCAGACCGACGTCGACCTGCACGACGGCGGCGTGTGGGTCACGCGCACCTCGACGTCGGAGGTTGGCCATCTCAACGTGCAGGCGCAGGAGCTCGACGGGCACGTCTACGCGCCGTCGGGCTCGACGTCGTTCGACGTGCTGCAGGACGGCGCGAACGTGTTCCTGCGCGACGGGGACGGCACGCTCATCCAGATCGATCCCGCGACGATGACGCTCGGCGCCAGCGTGCCGCTCGCCTCCGACGTGCAGGTGCAGCAGCGAGGCGGCACCGTCGCGATCCTCGATCCCGACGGTCGGCTCTGGGCGATGCCGGTGACGCAGGTCGGCGCGTTCGATGCGGAGGAGGTCGAGCCGCTCGCCGAGGTCGGCGACGACGCCGCGGTCGCCGTCGGCTACGACGGCAGCGTCGCCATCGCATCGCCCGCGCAGGGCGCGGTGCTGCAATGGCAGGTGGCCGACGGTGGCGGCTTCGAGGACCCGACGACGCAGGCTCGCGACGGTCTCGGCGACGTCGACGACGTCGCGCTGACGCTGGTCGGGGACCAGGCCGTGGCGCTCGGTGGCGAACGGTTGTTCCTGCCTGGTCGCACGGTCGACGTGCCCGAGGATGCCAGGCTGCAGCAGGTGGGCGATGGTGCGTCGTCGGTGGTGCTCGCGACGAGCGAGCTGCTGCTGCGGCAGCCATTGGGCGTGGGAGAGCTCGCGCAGCAGTCGATCGGCGCGGAGGGTGGCGAGGTGGTGGCGCCCGTGCAGCTCGGCGGCTGCCTGTACGCGGCCTTCCCGTCGAACGGTCAGTTCGTGCGGTCGTGCCAGGACTCGTCGCGCAATGCGGAGGAGGCGATCGACGGGCTCGAGGGGCCGGCCGTGTTCCGCGTGAATCGCGGCATGGTCGTGCTGAACCAGTTCGAGTCGGGGCAGTCGTGGCTCGTGACCGATCAGGTCGTGCTCGTCGACAATTGGGACGATCTCGTGCCGCCGCCGTCGGAGGAGGAGTCGGAGGAGCAGGACGAGTCGCTCGAGGACATCCTGCAGCAGACGACGCCGCCGCCGTCGGAGGAGAACCACGCGCCGGTCGCGACCGACGACGAGCTGGGTGCTCGCCCGGGGCGCGCGACGATCCTGCCGGTGCTCGCGAACGACTCCGACCAGGACGGCGACGTGCTCACGGCGCGCGTGGTCTCCGACCTGCCCTCGGGCGTCACGGTGTCGCCGATCGCGAACGACTCGCAGCTGCAGATCGAGATCCCCGCGTCGTTCTCGGAGCGTCTCATCACCTTCCAGTACGAGGTCGACGACGGCCGCGGCGGCACCGACACGGCGACGGTCGTCGTGACCGTGCGCGCCCCGGACGAGAACAGCCCGCCCGAGCCGCTGTTCGACCAGTCCTTCACGATCGAGCAGACCGCGCGCTTCGAATACTCGGGCCTGCAGGGATGGTTCGATCCCGACGGCGACGACTTCTACCTGGAGTCGGCCACGAGTCCGAGCGGCGACCAGATCGAGGCGAGCCCGGCCGGCCGCATCCTGTATACGGCGACCGGCTCTCCGGGCGTGACGAGCATCGACATCACGATCGTCGATGCGCGCGGTGCGTCGGCCTCGGGCACGATCTCCGTCACGGTCATGGAGCGCAACACGGCGCCCGTCGTCGCGAACGCCGACTTCGTCTCGACGACCGTCGGGCAGGAGGCGTCGTTCGAGCCGCTCGCGAACGACTACGTGCCGGGCCCGCAGGATGCTCGCCTCGCGCAGGTGGCGTTCGAGGCCGAGCCGCGGATCACGGGCTCGTGGGATCGCGAGACCGGCATCGTGACGGTCACGGGCGAGACGCCTGGCACCTACTACCTGAACTACCTCATCTCCGCGGGCGCGGCGTCGGCGAACGGACGCATCCGCGTCGACATCCGCGAGGCGGACGACGAGGCGCGGCCCGTGGCGGTGCGTGACATCGCGCTGCTGCCGCAGGGCGGACAGACGCTCGTCGACCTGCTCGCGAACGACGTCGACCCGTCGGGTGGCGTGCTGGTGGTGCAGTCGGTGACGGCGAACGGCGTCCCGGTGTCGGCGCAGCTCCTCGAACGTCGTGTCCTGCGCCTCGTCGACACGCAGGGCATCGTCGACGAGGCCACGATCACCTACACGGTCTCGAACGGCAGATACACCGAGACGGGGCAGGTCATCGTGATCCCGGTCGCGCCGCCCGAGCAGCCGCGGCCGCCGACCGCCGTGGCGGACACGGCGACGGTGCGCGAGGGCGACTTCGTGACCATCCCGGTGCTGGCCAACGACTTCAGCCCCGACAACCTCGAGCTCACGCTCTCCGACGAGCTCGTGGAGACGACGTTCGCGTCGAACGACGATGGCTGCGACGTCGTCGGCGAGGAGGCGGAGGGCTGCGCCTTCGTCGACGGCGACACCGTGCGACTCTTCGTGCCGGTCGGTGGACCCTCATCCGTGCGCCTCGTCTACGAGGTCGGCGTCGAGAACGGCGGATTCGCGACGGCTGCGATCGACGTGACGGTCGTGCGCCGCGACGCGGGCAACGATCCGCCCGTCGCGCAGACGGTCGAGTCGCGCGTCGTCGCGGGCAACAGGGTCTCGATCCCGATCCCGCTCGACGGCATCGACCCCGACGGCGACGGCGTCGAGCTCGTCGAGTACGACGACGCCCCCGATGCGGGCCGCATCGTCGAGACCGGCGACGGCTTCTTCGTCTACGAGGCGTACGAAGGCACCTCCGGCACCGTCTCGTTCACCTATCGGGTGCGCGACCGCTTCGGCGTCGAGGCGACGGGCGCCGTGCGCGTGGGCATCGCGCCGCCGCCCGACGTGAACCAGGCTCCGTTCGCCGAGACCGACCAGGTGCTCGTGCAACCCGGGCGCGCGATCGCCGTGCCTGTCCTCGCGAACGACTTCGACCCCGACGGCGATCCCCTGACCCTCGAGGAGGATGGCCTCTCCGACATCTCCGACGCCCTCGAGCCCGTGCGCATCGACGAGGACCGCAGCACGGTCGACTTCACCTCGCCCGACGAGCCGGGGGAGTACTCGCTGCAGTACCGGGTGAGCGACGGGCGCGGCGGCGCGACGACGGGCGTCGTGCTCGTCACGGTCGCCGAGGACGCGCCGCTCGAGCCACCGATCGCGGTCGACGACGTCGTGCCCGCCGCCGACGTCGAGGCCGGGGTGCCGATCGAGGTGCCCGTGCTCGACAACGACCTCGACCCCGACGGCAGCCCCGACGCGCTCGAGGTGACGGTGCTCCAGGGCGACGGCACCGAGGTCGACGGCGCGATCCGCGTCACGCCGAGCGACGAGGACTTCCAGGTCATCACGTACCGGGTCACGGACCCCGACGGCGAGACGGCCCAGGCGTTCGTGTTCGTGCCGCTCGCGCGCGATCCCGCGCCCTACCTCGTCTCCGACGCCGTCGTCGAGGTGCAGTCGGGGATCTCGCGCGAGTTCCCGCTCGACGAGTACGTGGCGGTCGCTCGCAACAGCCCGCGCATCACCACCGCCGACCGCGTGCAGGCGACCAACGAGAACGAGGACTCGCTCGTCGTCGACGTGCGGACCCTGCAGTACACGTCCGAGCTCGGGTACACCGGGCCTGCGACGCTCTCGTTCGAGGTCACGGACGGCACCGACGAGTCCGATCCGGATGCGAACACGGCGACGCTGTCGATCGCGCTGTACGTCCGTCCCTCGTCGGCCGTGCCCCCGCAGGTCAACGGTGCCGAGATCGCCGTGCCGCAGGGGGAGACGGTCGAGTTCGACCTCACGACGGCGACCGTCGACCCGGATCCCGACGACATCCCGAACATGCGGTACGACCTGGTCGGCGGAGCCTCGGACCAGGTGGATGCCGATGTGGTCGATCAGACGTTCACGCTGTCGGCGCCGGTGGACGCGAACGTGGGATCGTCGGTCTCGTTCACCGTCGAGGCGACCGATCGCCATGGAAACTCCGCGCAGGGCACATTCATCGCCACGGTCGTGATCTCGAACGCACCATTCGCGATCCCTCGAGATGACGCGGGCGAGGGGACGCAGGGCGTCGCCCAGAGCATCAACGTGCTCGCCAACGACTTCAACCCCTTCGAGGGTCAGGCGCCGCTGCAGGTCGTGGATGTCCAGGTGGTGAGCGGGGTCGGCGAGCCGTCGACCGACGGGTCGACGGTCACGGTGACGCCCGGTGCCGACTTCTCGGGGGTGCTGACTCTGCGCTACACGGTGCGCGACGCGACCGACACGCAGCAGCGGGAGCGCACCGCCCAGGTCGTGCTCAACGTCAAGGGCCGGCCCGAGGCGCCCATCCGCCCGAATGTGCTGTCGGTGGGAGACCAGACGGTGACGCTGCAGTGGGCGGCGCCCGCGGCGAACGGCGCGCCGATCCAGGGCTACGCGGTGCGCAGCGCCGACGGCTCGTTCACGCAGGAGTGCGGCTCGACGACCTGCTCGCTGCAGGGGCTCGTGAACAACCAGACCTACCAGTTCCAGGTCGTGGCGAGGAACGAGGTCGGCGAGTCCGACCCCTCGCCGGCCTCGGCGGATGCGCGGCCCGACGTGCGCCCGGACCCGCCCGGGGCGCCGCAGGCGACCCGCGGCGACACGCAGCTCTCGGTGGCCTGGCAGACGCCCGCCAACCGCGGCTCGGCGATCACGCAGTACCTGCTGCAGATCAGCCCCGTGCCCGCGGGCGGCCAGCCGACCGTCGTCGTGCCCGGTGGCACGACGAGCTACGTGTGGCAGGGGCTGGCCAACGGCACCGCCTACACGTTCAGCGTGCAGGCGTACAACGATGCGCCCGAGCCGAGCGAGTGGAGTCCGCAGTCGGCGCCCGTCACGCCCGCCGGGCCTCCGTTCCAGGTGACCGGCGTCTCAGCGACCCGCGACCAGTCGATCCCCGGCAACGTGCAGGTGCAGGTCGACTGGTCCCCCCACGCGAACCAGGCCAACGGAGCGGCGATCACCCACTACGTCGTGACCGCGTCGAGCGGGCAGACGGTGCAGGTGAACGGCGCGGACGCCACGCGCGCGACGTTCGGTGCGGGGACGCTGCCCGCCGGCACGGGCGCGACGGTCACGTTCACGGTGCAGGCCGTCAACGAGGTCGGACCGTCGCAGGCGTCGGCACCGTCGAACGGCGTGCGCGACGCGACGACGCCGGGCGCGCCCCGCATCGACGGCGTGACCGAGGGCGACGGCTTCGCGGACATCGTCATGACGGCTGGCTCGACGAACGGCGCGCGCTCCGAGGAGGTGCAGTACCAGGTGCTCATCGGCGGCACGCCGCAGGGCACGGTCTCCTCGACGGGCGGTCGCATCCCGCTGCAGAATCGGCAGAACCCGTACAACATCTCGGTCCGCGCGGTCTCGACCGTGCAGGGCATCACCTACACGAGCGAGCCGTCGAACACGGTCCAGGCGGCGCCCTACGGCCCGATCGGCAACCCGAGTGCGGCCGCACGTCCCGCCGCGAACGGCGTCACGGTGAGCTGGTCCGCGCCGAACGCCAACGGCCGTCCTGTCTCCGTGCGCATCCAGATCAACGGCGGGGGCTGGCAGAACGTCGGCAACCAAGGCTCCCAGACCGTGCCGGCAAACGGCGGGCAGCAGGTCACCGTCGTCGTCGAAGCCACGACAGGGTTGCCAGACGGCAACGGCCATGGAGCTCAGACGACGCGGGCGGACGCATCCGCACGGGTGCCGACGATCTCGCTCACCCGTGGTCCGGTCTTCCCCGGCTGCAACGGCACGTGCTACGAGTACGAGCTGAATTGGCAGAACCTGACTCCGGGCAACTACAGCTACCAGTGCTTCAACACTGGTTCCGGCAACGGGTCCGGCAACCCGTTCAACGTGCCGAACCCCGGTACGGTCCGCATCGGATCCGCCTCGGGGAGCACGCACGCGGGCTCGAACGCCGAGGGCAACCTCTGCTACTCGGAGTTCAGCGGCGATGCGTGGATGGAGATCTGGGGCGGACCGGACAATATCGACCGCATTGCGACGCCTCGTCGAGGCTGGCCATGA